The following are encoded together in the Ezakiella massiliensis genome:
- a CDS encoding ATP synthase subunit I: protein MMNNFLFRYIKTSFIISAIISPVYLFFENPLPLIIGTFFGTAIRCLLFKLSALDLDKTLNKDPEKAKSSAKLNYVKRFIFYGLALTVAHFSPYLNIYTCAIGLLTLSWAIYILNFIDIYKSKKSN from the coding sequence ATGATGAATAATTTTTTGTTTCGATATATTAAAACATCGTTTATAATATCCGCCATTATCTCCCCTGTTTATTTGTTTTTTGAAAATCCCCTTCCGCTAATAATTGGCACATTTTTTGGCACGGCAATTAGGTGTTTGCTTTTTAAACTTTCCGCACTCGATTTGGATAAGACTTTAAATAAAGATCCTGAAAAAGCCAAGTCCTCTGCTAAATTAAATTATGTTAAAAGATTTATTTTTTATGGTTTAGCTCTAACAGTAGCCCACTTTTCCCCTTATTTAAATATATATACTTGTGCCATAGGGCTATTAACCCTATCTTGGGCAATTTATATTTTAAACTTCATAGATATCTACAAATCTAAAAAATCCAATTAA
- the mtaB gene encoding tRNA (N(6)-L-threonylcarbamoyladenosine(37)-C(2))-methylthiotransferase MtaB — MKVKIKTLGCKVNFVESMALSKALDVLGYELVEDDICDVFILNSCSVTNESDKKSRQALGRNRRINPNNLSIIMGCYSQVSKDELLKNKNVNIVYGNIDKMKVVDIINDHALKLGEKTNAVSDISKYRVYENLPIHSTGEKTRAFLKIQDGCDNFCTYCIIPYARGRVRSRDIETIKKETQYLKESGVKELVITGIEVASYGKDLDGYKLIDAIEAVAEVDKDMRIRLSSLEISVITDDFLERVSKIEHFCRHFHLSLQSGCDKILKLMNRKYTREVFKEKVKMIRKYFPDAGITSDVIVGFPNETDDDFKDTLDYVKDIKLSRIHVFPYSIRKNTKAALMDQVDPQTKNERAHLLRDVSEELEDEFFRSMVDKRERVLIEERSKGKFIGYTSNYIRAEIDANENSDLKINQVVDVELKNQGGNLKWIVCSAK; from the coding sequence ATGAAAGTAAAGATTAAGACACTGGGATGTAAGGTAAATTTTGTTGAGAGCATGGCTCTTTCTAAAGCGCTTGATGTTTTAGGTTATGAACTTGTAGAAGATGATATTTGCGACGTATTTATATTAAATTCTTGCTCAGTAACCAATGAGAGCGATAAAAAAAGCAGGCAGGCCCTTGGACGCAATAGAAGAATTAACCCTAATAATCTTTCGATTATTATGGGTTGCTACTCCCAAGTTTCAAAAGATGAATTATTAAAAAATAAAAATGTAAATATAGTTTATGGAAATATTGATAAGATGAAGGTCGTAGATATTATTAATGACCATGCATTAAAACTTGGAGAAAAAACTAATGCGGTGAGTGATATTTCCAAATACAGGGTCTATGAAAATTTGCCAATTCATTCTACAGGTGAAAAGACCAGGGCGTTTTTAAAGATTCAAGATGGTTGCGATAATTTTTGCACCTATTGCATTATTCCATACGCCAGGGGAAGAGTGCGTTCTCGTGATATAGAGACTATAAAAAAAGAAACCCAGTATTTAAAGGAAAGCGGTGTTAAAGAACTTGTAATTACCGGCATTGAAGTTGCAAGCTACGGAAAAGATTTGGACGGTTATAAACTTATAGATGCTATTGAAGCTGTAGCTGAAGTTGATAAGGATATGAGAATCAGGCTTTCAAGCTTAGAGATAAGTGTAATAACGGATGACTTTTTAGAGAGAGTTTCTAAGATAGAACACTTTTGCAGGCATTTTCATTTATCCCTTCAATCAGGTTGTGATAAAATTTTAAAATTAATGAACAGGAAGTATACAAGAGAAGTTTTTAAAGAAAAGGTCAAAATGATTCGTAAGTATTTTCCGGATGCAGGCATCACATCCGACGTTATCGTTGGCTTTCCAAATGAAACGGATGATGACTTCAAAGATACTTTAGATTATGTAAAGGACATAAAACTTTCTAGGATCCATGTTTTTCCTTATTCAATTAGGAAGAATACAAAGGCCGCACTAATGGATCAAGTAGATCCTCAAACAAAAAATGAGAGAGCTCACTTACTTCGTGATGTCTCCGAAGAATTAGAAGATGAATTTTTCAGAAGCATGGTGGATAAGAGAGAAAGAGTTTTGATAGAGGAGAGGTCAAAAGGAAAGTTTATAGGCTATACTTCAAATTACATTAGAGCCGAAATAGATGCAAATGAAAATTCAGATTTGAAGATAAATCAAGTTGTGGATGTAGAATTAAAAAATCAAGGAGGTAATTTAAAATGGATTGTTTGTTCTGCAAAATAG
- a CDS encoding 16S rRNA (uracil(1498)-N(3))-methyltransferase — protein sequence MDRVFLDDFILIDGDYKHMIKARRLGLGDKIEAVINRELYLCEIIEMSKNSAKLQSIEKLEIKNAGPKITLYQSVIDKKKMESVFKYCTALGVSEFIPVVTRFTEAIKDRNFVSERNYGILKEAAQQSKGSFLPEISETVDFKDAVLNAKQDDLSLILYELEDSNYIGNLDLKNIDSISIFVGPEGGYHKDEVDFAIQNGVKPIRLFSRILRSELAGFSALSIINSCVEAYESKD from the coding sequence GTGGATAGAGTTTTCTTGGACGACTTTATCTTGATTGATGGCGATTATAAGCACATGATTAAAGCTAGAAGGCTTGGTCTTGGAGATAAAATTGAAGCGGTTATTAATCGAGAGCTTTATCTTTGTGAAATCATTGAAATGAGTAAGAACTCAGCTAAGCTCCAATCAATAGAAAAATTAGAGATAAAAAATGCTGGACCAAAGATCACCCTTTATCAATCAGTTATAGATAAAAAGAAGATGGAAAGTGTATTTAAATATTGCACAGCTCTTGGAGTTTCTGAATTTATACCTGTTGTTACTAGGTTTACAGAGGCTATTAAGGATAGAAATTTTGTTAGCGAAAGAAATTATGGGATATTAAAAGAAGCTGCCCAACAGTCGAAGGGAAGCTTTCTACCGGAAATCTCTGAGACAGTTGATTTTAAAGATGCAGTATTAAATGCAAAACAAGATGATTTGAGCCTTATATTATATGAGCTTGAAGATTCAAATTATATAGGAAATTTAGACTTAAAAAATATAGATTCAATTTCAATTTTTGTAGGACCTGAGGGAGGTTATCACAAAGATGAAGTTGATTTTGCAATACAAAATGGCGTGAAGCCAATTAGATTATTTTCGAGGATATTAAGATCGGAATTAGCAGGATTTTCTGCATTATCGATTATAAATTCTTGCGTGGAGGCATATGAAAGTAAAGATTAA
- a CDS encoding threonine/serine exporter family protein yields the protein MTWLKIFALSTIAGLSFCFIFSVRPRNMIVCALFSGMTWTSLQYLQSLGVNSVFATLISGFLLGIGTEIAAVKLKSPAINFIIIGFIPLVPGLKTYQGILNLIQGNQNAGVALLFEASFIAVAIAVSIMVSSSLARAFRLKVKKK from the coding sequence ATGACTTGGTTAAAAATATTTGCCCTTAGTACAATTGCTGGCTTAAGTTTTTGCTTTATCTTTTCAGTCAGACCAAGAAATATGATCGTTTGCGCTTTATTTTCTGGCATGACATGGACCAGCTTGCAATATCTCCAATCCTTGGGAGTTAATTCTGTATTTGCAACTCTTATTTCTGGATTCTTATTAGGCATAGGAACAGAAATCGCCGCTGTAAAATTAAAATCCCCAGCTATTAATTTTATTATAATTGGTTTTATTCCACTTGTTCCTGGACTAAAGACTTATCAAGGTATCTTAAACCTGATCCAAGGAAATCAAAACGCTGGTGTGGCTTTACTATTTGAAGCCTCATTTATTGCAGTTGCAATTGCCGTATCAATTATGGTTAGCTCTTCATTAGCTAGGGCATTTAGATTGAAAGTCAAAAAAAAATAG
- a CDS encoding histidine triad nucleotide-binding protein: MDCLFCKIVKGDIPSKLVYEDDICYAFEDINPVAPVHVLFIPKRHIDGVDKLTEEDAKNVGHIFLKIEEVAKKLGLDDGYRVVSNVGEDGGQSVRHLHFHLIGGRKLTWDF; encoded by the coding sequence ATGGATTGTTTGTTCTGCAAAATAGTTAAAGGTGATATTCCGTCAAAGCTTGTTTATGAAGATGATATATGTTATGCATTCGAGGATATTAATCCAGTAGCACCAGTGCACGTACTCTTTATTCCTAAGAGACACATTGATGGAGTGGATAAATTAACTGAAGAAGATGCAAAAAATGTAGGTCATATATTTTTAAAGATTGAAGAAGTTGCAAAAAAACTTGGTTTGGATGATGGTTACAGGGTTGTTTCCAATGTTGGAGAAGATGGTGGTCAATCAGTAAGACACCTTCACTTTCATTTAATTGGAGGCAGAAAACTTACTTGGGATTTCTAG
- a CDS encoding S-layer homology domain-containing protein, giving the protein MKKIAILLLLIVLISSQCLASQVYTFDNLVGEIDAQDDKYVKISWNINSDMKEAIASGEISNVLVEMDVKLDQNKYLSEREKPLHTVDASVNELRFSPFEDRAEMNANNTLVSIRLRYSYDKDGENIKTEFIDPIVLGHDSYVKKSSYWSKNEMDTAIKMGLILSSFKDDVSRPITRYEFTKVLIKLNSYIGKKKADVNLTFDDVTDKDINLAHSLGLVNGVGGLEGNRFAGELNLTKQEMATILERFLNLLNASIDEQKQVDVVDMDQVASWAKKSVQTLLNTGIIKGDSTKKIDPMRNVTCEESIVMIIRIFNFAK; this is encoded by the coding sequence ATGAAGAAAATAGCAATTTTATTATTGCTTATAGTACTTATTTCATCTCAATGTCTTGCAAGCCAAGTCTATACTTTTGATAATTTAGTTGGGGAGATAGATGCTCAAGATGATAAATATGTAAAGATTTCCTGGAATATCAATAGTGATATGAAAGAGGCCATTGCGAGCGGTGAAATAAGTAATGTTTTAGTTGAGATGGATGTTAAACTCGATCAAAATAAGTACTTAAGTGAAAGAGAAAAGCCCTTACACACTGTGGATGCAAGTGTAAATGAACTTAGATTTTCGCCTTTTGAAGACAGGGCTGAGATGAATGCAAATAATACACTTGTTTCAATAAGGCTCAGATATTCATACGATAAGGATGGAGAAAATATAAAAACAGAATTTATAGATCCTATTGTCTTGGGACACGATTCCTATGTTAAAAAGTCTTCTTACTGGAGCAAGAATGAAATGGACACAGCTATTAAAATGGGTTTGATTCTTTCCAGTTTTAAGGATGACGTTAGTCGACCGATAACTAGATATGAATTTACTAAAGTTTTAATAAAGCTAAATTCTTATATAGGCAAGAAAAAAGCAGATGTAAACTTAACTTTTGATGATGTCACGGACAAGGATATAAATTTAGCTCATAGTTTGGGATTGGTTAATGGGGTTGGTGGCCTGGAAGGCAATCGTTTTGCAGGTGAATTAAATTTAACCAAGCAAGAAATGGCAACTATACTTGAAAGATTCTTAAACTTATTAAATGCAAGTATTGATGAGCAAAAGCAAGTTGATGTAGTGGATATGGACCAAGTTGCAAGCTGGGCAAAAAAATCAGTTCAAACTTTATTAAATACTGGAATAATAAAAGGGGATAGCACGAAAAAAATAGACCCTATGAGGAATGTTACATGTGAAGAGTCTATTGTAATGATAATTAGAATATTTAATTTTGCAAAATAG
- a CDS encoding DNA internalization-related competence protein ComEC/Rec2, producing MADLLLFLLMGIFAREFYFTIPIFILFTYIYFKKNRLSNKRALILLMVMILAFTNSFLRFNSFNKNKIVDTDGIVTDVRTFDDYNRITIRSGLSKVYAYDVSKELNRGDKVKYQGRLEMHNRRTMPFLFDARNYYYSNAISYKLSDADLSYNGQSWLSKFENVRVWAAGVYDRYLHENASTISKGLTLRYREDTPILENIMAIGLSHILSVSGLHLGLIFSFIFFIFSLTGMKIKFRSYLSALVIFLYCLVVGFTPSLIRATIMIYVLMYKRLYRPSLETKDALIIAAFVSLFINPYYIYSIGFLLSYACMFGIVFIYSKFARNIKYEKTLAYYLKTAFLLNISIQIATLPIVIYYFNKVNILTIFINILLVPIFSLYLILSVCLLLFSKINFLAYGLAFIINSLSKLLDIITAFFNKNFLMVISESPAKIIIVIYYLILLGIIFYDKLRLVKLDYKTLIIMALILSIPNPMNFKNQDRVEFLDVGQGDAALISIGEKNIMIDSGGNPRNHGAVGKNIIEPYLIKTGRRKIDYAFISHYDYDHAGGFTELSDDIKIKNLIVNHMYKAEDDLSNFKSKLEKLNPREVKGDASFNFGKDYSINFIGGNQDLINENDKSIVAVFRKKNKNLVLFTGDIEEEAEHKISAGLPKTYILKAPHHGSKTSSSDELLNAVGPKNVIISLGRKNPFGHPHKEVIDRYKRRGINIYRTDLDGLITFDLNDYKIYTYNDKNSIMNIILIYLQVLVSMILVLYREERWTIQYL from the coding sequence ATGGCAGACTTACTTTTATTTTTATTAATGGGAATATTTGCAAGAGAATTTTATTTTACAATTCCTATTTTTATTTTATTTACATATATATATTTTAAGAAGAACAGGCTATCTAATAAGAGAGCTTTGATTTTGCTTATGGTAATGATATTGGCTTTTACCAATAGCTTCTTAAGATTTAATTCATTTAATAAAAATAAAATTGTTGATACAGATGGCATCGTGACAGATGTAAGAACATTTGATGATTATAACAGAATAACTATACGCAGTGGCTTATCCAAAGTCTATGCTTACGATGTTAGCAAAGAATTAAATAGGGGAGACAAAGTAAAATATCAGGGAAGACTTGAGATGCACAATAGAAGAACCATGCCTTTTCTTTTTGACGCCAGAAACTATTATTATTCAAATGCTATTTCTTATAAACTTTCGGATGCAGATCTTTCTTATAATGGTCAGTCTTGGCTTAGTAAGTTTGAAAATGTTAGGGTCTGGGCGGCAGGTGTTTATGATAGATACTTACACGAAAATGCTAGCACGATTTCAAAGGGACTAACTTTAAGATATAGAGAGGATACTCCAATTTTAGAAAATATAATGGCTATAGGACTAAGTCATATTTTATCTGTTTCGGGTTTGCATTTAGGACTAATATTTTCATTTATATTTTTTATATTCTCCTTAACTGGCATGAAAATAAAATTCAGAAGCTATCTTTCGGCTCTTGTAATATTTTTATATTGCTTAGTTGTGGGCTTTACTCCATCGTTAATACGGGCAACCATAATGATTTATGTACTTATGTACAAGAGGCTTTATAGACCAAGTTTAGAAACTAAAGACGCATTAATAATTGCGGCTTTTGTCAGCTTGTTTATAAATCCATATTACATTTATTCAATTGGATTTTTGCTTTCCTACGCCTGTATGTTTGGAATTGTTTTTATTTATAGCAAATTTGCCAGAAATATAAAATACGAGAAAACTTTGGCCTACTATTTAAAAACGGCCTTTCTTTTAAATATTTCAATACAAATTGCAACCTTACCAATAGTAATTTATTATTTTAATAAGGTAAACATCTTAACCATATTTATAAATATATTGCTGGTTCCAATCTTTAGCTTATATTTAATTTTATCTGTTTGCTTGCTCTTATTTTCTAAGATAAATTTTTTGGCATATGGTCTGGCTTTTATAATAAATAGTCTGAGTAAATTACTAGACATTATTACGGCATTTTTTAATAAGAACTTTTTGATGGTTATTTCTGAGTCGCCAGCTAAAATCATTATAGTAATTTATTATTTGATTTTACTTGGGATTATCTTTTATGATAAACTTAGATTGGTAAAACTTGATTATAAGACACTTATTATTATGGCCTTAATTCTTTCGATACCAAATCCAATGAACTTTAAAAATCAAGATAGGGTTGAGTTCTTGGATGTTGGCCAAGGAGATGCAGCTCTTATAAGTATTGGGGAAAAGAATATTATGATTGACTCTGGAGGTAATCCTAGAAATCATGGGGCTGTTGGTAAAAATATTATAGAGCCGTATTTAATAAAAACTGGCAGAAGAAAAATAGATTACGCTTTTATAAGCCACTATGACTACGATCATGCTGGCGGCTTTACAGAACTGAGCGACGATATAAAAATTAAAAACCTTATCGTTAATCACATGTATAAGGCTGAAGATGACCTAAGCAATTTTAAAAGCAAGCTTGAAAAATTAAATCCAAGAGAAGTAAAAGGAGATGCTTCTTTTAATTTTGGAAAAGACTATTCAATAAATTTTATCGGAGGCAACCAGGACCTTATTAATGAAAATGACAAGTCAATTGTAGCAGTCTTTAGAAAGAAGAATAAAAATTTAGTCTTATTTACTGGCGATATAGAGGAAGAAGCTGAGCACAAGATTTCAGCTGGACTTCCAAAAACCTACATCTTAAAAGCGCCTCATCACGGGTCTAAAACTTCATCTAGCGATGAACTTTTAAATGCTGTTGGCCCTAAAAATGTTATTATTAGCCTTGGCAGGAAAAATCCATTTGGTCACCCACATAAGGAAGTTATAGACAGATATAAGAGAAGGGGAATTAATATTTATAGGACGGATTTAGACGGGCTCATTACTTTTGACCTTAATGATTATAAAATTTATACCTACAATGACAAGAATAGTATTATGAATATCATACTAATTTATTTGCAGGTATTGGTCTCTATGATTTTGGTTTTATATAGGGAGGAAAGATGGACTATTCAATATTTATAA
- a CDS encoding AtpZ/AtpI family protein has translation MKHLKYLTFITQLGLNLVTSILLGCLVGYLLDKLFKLNNIFFIIFMIFGIISGFASAYLNIKKIIDKDNKKTGEDDE, from the coding sequence ATGAAACACTTAAAATACTTAACTTTTATCACTCAGCTAGGGTTAAATTTAGTAACATCTATTCTCTTAGGATGCCTAGTTGGCTACCTTCTAGATAAGCTTTTTAAATTAAATAATATATTTTTTATAATCTTTATGATATTTGGAATTATTTCGGGCTTTGCAAGCGCCTATTTAAACATAAAAAAAATAATCGATAAGGACAATAAAAAAACAGGTGAAGATGATGAATAA
- the holA gene encoding DNA polymerase III subunit delta has product MDYSIFINRIKKNMIGGPYAFVGEETFLADNTLELVKEAYVDPSLESMNYLLIDASKQSVNDILESAYQLPLMAEKRLTVVKDISDAQTKDLAGKIEDLIKLGSSSIVIFMFTPNNIKKTTNFYKFLSKADSIVEFNTVSESQLKNWVGRKIEQNNVDIDDDALSLFLMHINYTKENQNNSLYFVDSELNKLFSTQKQKITIADIEELTSKSPSSNIFKLTDAINERNEKEAFRQIDNLFKTNEEPVRILYMITRQIINMNKVYKELGSSQYEATKRIGISPFEYKKIRASINKYKADELMLGLKLAKQADLIIKSKKNDPRILVESLLIGFFRFVDIYEV; this is encoded by the coding sequence ATGGACTATTCAATATTTATAAATAGGATAAAGAAAAACATGATAGGTGGTCCGTATGCTTTTGTTGGTGAGGAAACTTTTTTAGCTGACAATACGTTAGAACTCGTAAAAGAGGCTTATGTAGATCCATCTTTGGAATCTATGAACTACTTGTTAATTGATGCTAGCAAGCAAAGTGTAAATGATATTTTAGAGTCTGCCTACCAACTTCCACTAATGGCAGAAAAGAGACTCACTGTTGTTAAGGACATTTCTGATGCCCAGACAAAAGATTTGGCTGGTAAAATAGAAGATTTAATTAAGCTTGGATCAAGCTCAATTGTAATTTTTATGTTTACTCCAAACAATATTAAAAAAACCACGAATTTTTATAAGTTTTTATCAAAAGCTGATTCCATTGTAGAGTTTAATACTGTAAGTGAAAGCCAATTAAAAAATTGGGTGGGCAGAAAGATAGAGCAAAATAATGTGGATATTGACGACGATGCTTTATCGCTATTTTTGATGCACATAAATTACACAAAGGAAAATCAGAATAATTCCTTATATTTTGTTGACAGTGAACTTAATAAACTTTTCTCTACACAAAAACAAAAAATAACTATTGCAGATATAGAAGAACTGACTAGCAAGAGCCCGAGCTCAAATATATTTAAACTCACGGATGCAATTAACGAAAGAAATGAAAAAGAAGCCTTTAGGCAGATTGATAATTTATTTAAAACCAACGAAGAACCTGTAAGGATCTTATATATGATTACTAGGCAAATTATCAATATGAATAAGGTATACAAAGAGCTTGGTTCAAGCCAATATGAAGCCACTAAAAGAATTGGCATATCACCATTTGAATATAAAAAAATCAGGGCAAGTATAAATAAATATAAGGCAGATGAATTAATGCTTGGTTTAAAATTGGCTAAGCAAGCAGATCTGATAATTAAAAGCAAAAAAAATGACCCCAGAATATTAGTGGAATCACTTTTAATTGGATTTTTTAGATTTGTAGATATCTATGAAGTTTAA
- a CDS encoding threonine/serine exporter ThrE family protein, which produces MDSKDTKIYKMALYAAESMIRSGSETYRAEDTIKRMLASRDIHNISTFVSPTVVIIGDNTQDGMCFIQNIDKRSSNLSRIELINNLSRSYVNHEIDTDEAFEKLKEINAHSPYPYWLIIFGGALGCAIFSILIGGNISDFIATLIASSISFHSCEKIIEHTNAQFLGFFVSSLMVTLIAIGLNKIGLGQNLDSTIVGSVLPLVPGVALTAGVRDFMSGDLLSGMARVMEAVTIAIAIAFGVGFTITFFTFFGGVL; this is translated from the coding sequence ATGGATTCAAAAGACACTAAAATATATAAAATGGCTTTATATGCTGCAGAGTCCATGATAAGAAGTGGATCTGAAACTTATAGAGCTGAAGATACTATTAAAAGAATGCTCGCCAGTCGAGATATTCATAATATATCCACCTTTGTATCGCCAACTGTAGTAATTATTGGTGATAATACCCAAGATGGGATGTGCTTTATTCAAAACATAGATAAAAGATCATCAAACTTATCAAGGATAGAGCTTATTAATAATCTAAGTAGGTCCTATGTAAATCATGAAATTGATACAGACGAAGCTTTTGAAAAACTCAAAGAAATTAATGCACATAGTCCCTATCCTTATTGGCTGATAATTTTTGGAGGTGCACTTGGCTGCGCTATTTTCTCAATACTTATTGGTGGAAATATCAGCGATTTTATTGCAACATTAATTGCAAGTTCAATCTCTTTCCATAGCTGTGAAAAAATAATTGAACATACTAATGCACAGTTTTTAGGTTTCTTTGTTTCATCACTAATGGTAACACTAATAGCAATTGGTCTAAACAAGATTGGTCTAGGACAAAACCTTGATTCTACAATAGTTGGATCAGTCCTTCCACTAGTACCTGGAGTAGCGCTTACAGCAGGTGTTCGCGATTTTATGAGTGGAGACCTGTTAAGTGGTATGGCCAGAGTTATGGAAGCTGTTACAATAGCTATTGCAATTGCTTTTGGAGTTGGTTTTACAATTACATTTTTCACATTCTTTGGAGGTGTATTATGA
- the argF gene encoding ornithine carbamoyltransferase gives MGVNLRGKSFLKLLDFSSQEIRYLLDLSKNFKNMKMNGVDHKYLQGKNMVLLFEKTSTRTRCSFEVAGYDLGMGVTYLDPGSSQMGKKESIEDTARVLGRLYDAIEYRGFSQDLVQTLSDYAGVPVYNGLTDLFHPTQMIADLLTIEENFGRLKGINFTYMGDARNNVANSLMIACAKMGVNFTACAPSHLFPEEWLVEEAKKIAKETGSTITLTEDVKEGTKGAHVLYTDIWVSMGEPDEVWEERIKLLKPYQVNKEAMENAAEDAIFMHCLPSFHDLKTTIGQDIHEKFGLKEMEVTNEVFESSRSKVFDEAENRMHTIKAVIYATLK, from the coding sequence ATGGGAGTAAATTTAAGAGGAAAAAGTTTCCTAAAACTACTTGATTTTTCAAGTCAAGAAATCAGATACTTGCTAGACTTGAGCAAGAACTTTAAAAACATGAAAATGAATGGTGTCGACCACAAATATCTGCAAGGCAAAAACATGGTTTTGCTATTTGAAAAGACATCTACAAGAACACGTTGTTCATTTGAAGTGGCTGGCTACGATTTGGGAATGGGAGTTACCTATCTTGATCCAGGCAGCTCACAAATGGGCAAGAAAGAATCTATCGAAGATACCGCAAGAGTACTTGGTAGATTATATGACGCTATCGAATACCGTGGTTTCTCACAAGATTTAGTACAAACACTAAGTGATTACGCTGGAGTTCCTGTATATAACGGACTTACAGATTTATTCCATCCAACTCAAATGATTGCTGACTTACTCACAATCGAAGAAAATTTTGGAAGACTAAAAGGAATCAACTTTACTTACATGGGTGATGCTAGAAACAATGTAGCAAATTCACTCATGATTGCTTGTGCAAAAATGGGAGTCAATTTTACAGCATGTGCACCATCACATTTATTCCCAGAAGAATGGCTTGTTGAAGAAGCAAAGAAAATTGCTAAGGAAACAGGTTCTACAATCACTTTAACAGAAGATGTTAAAGAAGGAACAAAGGGAGCTCATGTATTATATACAGATATTTGGGTATCCATGGGTGAGCCTGATGAAGTATGGGAAGAAAGAATTAAACTTTTAAAACCATATCAAGTAAACAAAGAAGCTATGGAAAATGCAGCTGAAGATGCAATCTTTATGCACTGCTTACCAAGTTTCCATGACTTAAAAACAACCATTGGCCAAGATATTCACGAAAAATTTGGTTTAAAGGAAATGGAAGTAACAAACGAAGTTTTTGAATCATCAAGAAGTAAAGTTTTTGATGAAGCAGAAAACAGAATGCATACAATTAAAGCAGTTATTTACGCTACTTTAAAATAA